The stretch of DNA GATTTCCGCACTGAGGAACAGATTGTCCGTTGATTCCTTGATGCGGCTGATCGTTCCCACTGGGTATCCCTTGGGAAACAATCTGGATAGATTGGAGCTTACAATGGTATCTCCGGTAGCAATCTCCGAGCCCAGTTTCACCATGTTCATGGAGATGATGCCTGCCACATCAGACTGTAAAATGCCTTGCACTCCGGTACGTGAGACCATTACCGGAACCTGAAAACGGGGATTGGAGAAGGGCAGAATGATGCTATAAGTATCGGTAACCGAGATGATTTTGCCCACAATGCCATTTCCGGAGATCACTGCAGATCCCGGGACGATGTTGTATGCTTTGCCCTTATTCACGATCAGGTTGCGCTCCTGGAATTGACCGGAATAGCCAATTACCTCTGCCAATTCGAATTCTGTATCTTCAGTATTGAAACTGATGGTCGCCACACCGGTATATTCCCTCAACTGGTTTTGTAGCGAAAGGTTTTGCAGAGTGCTCTCGGTCAATCTGCTGCGTAGGATAAAGTTGTCTTCACTCAGCTTGCGATTACTCTCGATGGTCTTCAAGGAAGATACAAAAGGGAAGAAGATAGTCTTGCCAAAAAAAGACGCTTTAGCAGCGCGCAGATCATTGTCTCCGATCAGCATAACGATCGATATTATGACAAGAATCGCCGGCATTATGTATCTTTTAATCCTCATCCGTGATTAATCCCCGGGGCTGTATACAGATTTCAGCGCTGCAATAAGGGCAGGACTGCGCTGAAATCCCTTTAATCTTCAATTTTCTTGATTAGTACCTGGCGAT from Candidatus Cloacimonadota bacterium encodes:
- the mreC gene encoding rod shape-determining protein MreC, which translates into the protein MPAILVIISIVMLIGDNDLRAAKASFFGKTIFFPFVSSLKTIESNRKLSEDNFILRSRLTESTLQNLSLQNQLREYTGVATISFNTEDTEFELAEVIGYSGQFQERNLIVNKGKAYNIVPGSAVISGNGIVGKIISVTDTYSIILPFSNPRFQVPVMVSRTGVQGILQSDVAGIISMNMVKLGSEIATGDTIVSSNLSRLFPKGYPVGTISRIKESTDNLFLSAEISPFTLVENLEHVFILKQRKNYGS